In a single window of the Nicotiana tomentosiformis chromosome 10, ASM39032v3, whole genome shotgun sequence genome:
- the LOC104117593 gene encoding uncharacterized protein isoform X1 yields the protein MEKKHLSSIANDVFQRCALRLGTSVDELVDEFEAGWEPNMEGYSRKLVEFCCSRALTYICSKLEETLVDGSFSRITFDMMLAWEMPSSIDEERHTECVAKEKEERKVACKMPQEQDDIPLFYSDVMPLLVDNEPSVGEDAFLWLGTLVHLVADIVNGRFTFETLTAATENRLHFPAYDLFLKEIEKCVKHLQKQTTPTGMEMADDEFILHVEGTATSQRVVRHIGGTSWPGRLTLTNYVLYFEASGVLSYKDAIKLDLSEDTKQSVKPAATGPWGAPLFDKAIVYESSELQEGVVFEFPEMTSSTRRDHWLSLVKEIMLLHRFLQKFKVDSPLESWEMHARTILGIIRLHAAREMLRISPPVPKNFLIFDLLDELPKGDYVLKELAESLKKVDTGHPCSASSILRSLNVAQLFVPSVEVKEINDNVRGKEINDNIAFPLQVGNISPLESAIEQSREEAKEIELAKATVEELKEEGIGNSVQVLMGLLKPLKRLVPYVQEAFTWERPLYSSILVMTTMVVIYKEWVGKAIAGLLLGIVATMIWARRRRIPDKVHRIVVYTGSDQTTMESIVSAQQGLRSVYDLIQTMNIIILKIWSVLVSKAPKHADMVMVALVVAAVILAVVPFKFILMALASYGFIAASKIGKSKKQNEEGNRRLQEWWDSIPVAPVDIVDKIDPDS from the exons ATGGAAAAGAAGCATCTTTCCTCCATTGCCAATGACGTCTTTCAAAGATGTGCTTT GAGGTTGGGCACATCTGTGGATGAGCTAGTGGATGAATTCGAGGCCGGATGGGAGCCTAACATGGAAGGTTATTCAAGGAAATTAGTGGAATTTTGCTGCTCTAGGGCCCTCACTTACATATGCAGTAAGTTGGAGGAGACGTTAGTCGATGGTTCTTTTAGCCGGATCACGTTTGATATGATGCTAGCTTGGGAAATGCCTAGTTCAATTGATGAAGAGAGACATACA GAATGCGtggcaaaagaaaaagaagagaggaAAGTAGCTTGTAAAATGCCTCAAGAGCAAGATGACATTCCTTTGTTCTACTCAGACGTCATGCCGCTCCTT GTTGACAATGAGCCAAGTGTTGGAGAGGATGCATTCTTGTGGCTGGGAACACTTGTACACTTAGTAGCTGATATTGTTAATGGACGATTTACTTTCGAGACGCTGACAGCAGCTACAGAAAATCGACTTCATTTTCCTGCTTATGACTTGTTCCTGAAAGAGATTGAAAA ATGTGTGAAGCATTTGCAAAAACAAACAACCCCAACAGGCATGGAAATGGCAGACGATGAGTTTATACTACACGTTGAAGGAACTGCAACCTCACAAAGAGTAGTGCGCCATATTGGAGGCACTAGTTGGCCTG GTAGGCTGACACTAACAAACTATGTCCTGTACTTTGAGGCATCTGGAGTTCTCTCTTACAAAGATGCTATTAAGCTTGACCTTTCTGAAGACACTAAACAGAGTGTCAAGCCAGCCGCCACGGGTCCATGGGGCGCTCCTCTCTTCGACAAAGCCATAGTTTATGAATCCTCTGAGTT GCAAGAAGGGGTTGTCTTTGAATTTCCAGAAATGACGAGCTCAACAAGACGCGACCACTGGCTTTCTCTTGTGAAGGAAATTATGCTATTGCATAGGTTTTTACAAAAGTTCAAAGTGGACTCACCGTTGGAGTCGTGGGAGATGCATGCGAGAACGATACTAGGAATTATCAGGCTACATGCAGCTAGAGAAATGCTTAGGATATCACCTCCAGTGCCCAAGAATTTCCTTATTTTCGACTTGCTCGATGAGTTGCCAAAGGGAGATTATGTGCTTAAAGAGCTTGCCGAGAGTCTAAAGAAAGTTGACACCGGACACCCGTGTAGTGCTAGCTCGATCTTGAGGAGCCTGAATGTCGCCCAACTGTTTGTTCCCAGTGTAGAGGTAAAAGAAATCAATGACAACGTCAGGGGTAAGGAAATCAATGACAACATCGCTTTCCCTTTACAAGTCGGCAATATCTCTCCATTGGAGAGTGCTATTGAGCAATCGAGGGAGGAAGCAAAGGAAATTGAATTGGCTAAAGCTACAGTTGAGGAGCTGAAAGAAGAAGGAATCGGCAATAGCGTCCAGGTTCTAATG GGTCTCCTCAAACCACTGAAAAGGTTGGTTCCTTATGTTCAAGAGGCTTTTACATGGGAAAGGCCGTTATACAGTTCCATTCTTGTGATGACGACAATGGTAGTTATTTACAA AGAGTGGGTTGGCAAGGCAATAGCAGGTCTCTTATTAGGAATTGTCGCTACAATGATATGGGCTAGACGAAGAAGGATACCCGATAAAGTCCATAGAATAGTTGTCTACACCGGATCCGATCAGACAACAATGGAAAGCATAGTGTCAGCGCAACAGGGATTGAGAAGTGTCTATGACTTGATCCaaacgatgaatataattatACTGAAAATTTGGTCAGTATTGGTTTCAAAAGCTCCAAAG CATGCGGATATGGTAATGGTAGCGTTGGTCGTCGCAGCAGTGATTTTAGCAGTGGTTCCGTTTAAGTTTATCCTTATGGCTTTGGCGTCGTATGGCTTTATAGCAGCATCAAAGATAGGGAAAAGCAAAAAGCAAAATGAAGAAGGAAATAGGAGATTACAAGAGTGGTGGGACTCTATTCCAGTTGCTCCTGTTGATATCGTAGACAAAATCGACCCTGATTCATAA
- the LOC104117593 gene encoding uncharacterized protein isoform X2: protein MEKKHLSSIANDVFQRCALRLGTSVDELVDEFEAGWEPNMEGYSRKLVEFCCSRALTYICSKLEETLVDGSFSRITFDMMLAWEMPSSIDEERHTECVAKEKEERKVACKMPQEQDDIPLFYSDVMPLLVDNEPSVGEDAFLWLGTLVHLVADIVNGRFTFETLTAATENRLHFPAYDLFLKEIEKCVKHLQKQTTPTGMEMADDEFILHVEGTATSQRVVRHIGGTSWPGRLTLTNYVLYFEASGVLSYKDAIKLDLSEDTKQSVKPAATGPWGAPLFDKAIVYESSELQEGVVFEFPEMTSSTRRDHWLSLVKEIMLLHRFLQKFKVDSPLESWEMHARTILGIIRLHAAREMLRISPPVPKNFLIFDLLDELPKGDYVLKELAESLKKVDTGHPCSASSILRSLNVAQLFVPSVEVKEINDNVRGKEINDNIAFPLQVGNISPLESAIEQSREEAKEIELAKATVEELKEEGIGNSVQVLMGLLKPLKRLVPYVQEAFTWERPLYSSILVMTTMVVIYKEWVGKAIAGLLLGIVATMIWARRRRIPDKVHRIVVYTGSDQTTMESIVSAQQGLRSVYDLIQTMNIIILKIWSVLVSKAPKVIAACGYGNGSVGRRSSDFSSGSV from the exons ATGGAAAAGAAGCATCTTTCCTCCATTGCCAATGACGTCTTTCAAAGATGTGCTTT GAGGTTGGGCACATCTGTGGATGAGCTAGTGGATGAATTCGAGGCCGGATGGGAGCCTAACATGGAAGGTTATTCAAGGAAATTAGTGGAATTTTGCTGCTCTAGGGCCCTCACTTACATATGCAGTAAGTTGGAGGAGACGTTAGTCGATGGTTCTTTTAGCCGGATCACGTTTGATATGATGCTAGCTTGGGAAATGCCTAGTTCAATTGATGAAGAGAGACATACA GAATGCGtggcaaaagaaaaagaagagaggaAAGTAGCTTGTAAAATGCCTCAAGAGCAAGATGACATTCCTTTGTTCTACTCAGACGTCATGCCGCTCCTT GTTGACAATGAGCCAAGTGTTGGAGAGGATGCATTCTTGTGGCTGGGAACACTTGTACACTTAGTAGCTGATATTGTTAATGGACGATTTACTTTCGAGACGCTGACAGCAGCTACAGAAAATCGACTTCATTTTCCTGCTTATGACTTGTTCCTGAAAGAGATTGAAAA ATGTGTGAAGCATTTGCAAAAACAAACAACCCCAACAGGCATGGAAATGGCAGACGATGAGTTTATACTACACGTTGAAGGAACTGCAACCTCACAAAGAGTAGTGCGCCATATTGGAGGCACTAGTTGGCCTG GTAGGCTGACACTAACAAACTATGTCCTGTACTTTGAGGCATCTGGAGTTCTCTCTTACAAAGATGCTATTAAGCTTGACCTTTCTGAAGACACTAAACAGAGTGTCAAGCCAGCCGCCACGGGTCCATGGGGCGCTCCTCTCTTCGACAAAGCCATAGTTTATGAATCCTCTGAGTT GCAAGAAGGGGTTGTCTTTGAATTTCCAGAAATGACGAGCTCAACAAGACGCGACCACTGGCTTTCTCTTGTGAAGGAAATTATGCTATTGCATAGGTTTTTACAAAAGTTCAAAGTGGACTCACCGTTGGAGTCGTGGGAGATGCATGCGAGAACGATACTAGGAATTATCAGGCTACATGCAGCTAGAGAAATGCTTAGGATATCACCTCCAGTGCCCAAGAATTTCCTTATTTTCGACTTGCTCGATGAGTTGCCAAAGGGAGATTATGTGCTTAAAGAGCTTGCCGAGAGTCTAAAGAAAGTTGACACCGGACACCCGTGTAGTGCTAGCTCGATCTTGAGGAGCCTGAATGTCGCCCAACTGTTTGTTCCCAGTGTAGAGGTAAAAGAAATCAATGACAACGTCAGGGGTAAGGAAATCAATGACAACATCGCTTTCCCTTTACAAGTCGGCAATATCTCTCCATTGGAGAGTGCTATTGAGCAATCGAGGGAGGAAGCAAAGGAAATTGAATTGGCTAAAGCTACAGTTGAGGAGCTGAAAGAAGAAGGAATCGGCAATAGCGTCCAGGTTCTAATG GGTCTCCTCAAACCACTGAAAAGGTTGGTTCCTTATGTTCAAGAGGCTTTTACATGGGAAAGGCCGTTATACAGTTCCATTCTTGTGATGACGACAATGGTAGTTATTTACAA AGAGTGGGTTGGCAAGGCAATAGCAGGTCTCTTATTAGGAATTGTCGCTACAATGATATGGGCTAGACGAAGAAGGATACCCGATAAAGTCCATAGAATAGTTGTCTACACCGGATCCGATCAGACAACAATGGAAAGCATAGTGTCAGCGCAACAGGGATTGAGAAGTGTCTATGACTTGATCCaaacgatgaatataattatACTGAAAATTTGGTCAGTATTGGTTTCAAAAGCTCCAAAG GTAATTGCAGCATGCGGATATGGTAATGGTAGCGTTGGTCGTCGCAGCAGTGATTTTAGCAGTGGTTCCGTTTAA